The sequence below is a genomic window from Spiroplasma gladiatoris.
ATTAAATCTATAGCATTTTTAATCACTTTTATAACAACTAATAACAGCTTAGTCTATAAAGATATTAAAAAAGCACATATATAAAATGTCCTTTTTTAATTCTGACAAACCGAATTGGAAGAAGATGGGTGTAAATTGAGTATTTAAATTGTTATTATAATATATCTTGAATTATTTTTTTAATTACTATCGATACTAAGTATTTGAATTACCCCTAAATTCATGCTGTTTAGTTGCAAGAATATATTACTATGAAAAATATAAAAAAGATAATCAAATTAGTAAAATTAAAAAATTTTTGCTAAAATTAGATTTTCCAGAGATTTTTTAGGTTTTTCATACTCTTGAAATACCTGATTTTCTCTAACATTTAAAATAAACAAGTTTCTCATTTTAATTTCTCTAGATGTTTCGATTAAAATTTTATTTAAGTATAAATTTGCATTATTTTTTTCTAAATAATTAGTTTTGCTTGTTTTTAACTCTACTTGGATATAATCACTATTTGTTTTCATTAAAATATCTACTTTTCCAATAAAGGGTTTATTAAAGTCTCTATTTAAAAAGACTCGATTTGCAAAAATTTCTTTTACATCAAATTTATATATCATATTATTAAGTTCAGTAATAAATCTTTTTGTGATATTAATATGATTTTTATTAGTGCACTTGGTTTCTTCAAGTTTTAATGTTTTGTTTTGTTTATTGTAAATACTTTTATAAACTCTTTTTTTAACACATTCTTGCATGCTTATTGCATTATTTATTATTTCTTGATTAAGTTTTTCTACATAGGGAAAAGTTTCTAGTAAAATATCATACGTATTAAGCATGTTAATTTCTCCATTTCTTAAGTTTTTTAATAATTTTTGTAAATAGATGTTTTTTGGCTCTATTTCTTTAATAACCAAGAATTTTTGTTTTACATAATCTCATTTCACATATTTACTTATTTCGTTTAGTGCTATTGTTTTCATAGATATATAATATAAAAAAATAATGGATTAAACCATTATTTTTGATTATATGTATGTCTTTTTGTTAAAGTATCGATAATTGATCTTGGATTAGTTTGTTTCATATTACCAACAGCATTACTAATTTTATCAAGTTGTTTAGTTATTTGATCAAATTGAGTTTTTAATGCATTTATTCCATCATTATTATTTAAAGAATTAATAACTGATTCTAGTTTTTCCATTCTTTTTTCTAAATCCATAACCATAGAATTATCAACTATTGTTGATCTTATGTTTGTTGATTTTTCAATGCTTTCGTGTATTAATGAAACTTCTTCATAATCGTCATTATAATTATTTTTAAAGTTTTTAATTGGGCTTAATTGTTCATTGCCACTAAAAACCTCTAACGCGTTTACTTTTTCATCTATCTCGTTTAAGTTTCAATTATTTATATCTTCATAATTTTTACTTATATTTGAATCGTTTTCAAATTCACTTAAACTTTCTTTATATCCATCATTGTTTTCAAAAACGCGTTTTGGAGCTGTGAAACTTTCAAAAGTATCGTCATTTTTATGGTTAAGTACATTTTGATTTTCTAGATCCAGCTTGTCTAATTCATTGATAGTATTATCATTGTTTTTTAATTCTGTTATGCTATTGATTTCATTTTCTTCATAAATTGAAGCTGATATTTTGTCATCATTAGTTTCTTTTAGTTGATTAATATCAAATACATTTTCTTCACTATCTAAATCTATAAATTTTGGTGGAGCAGATATTGTTCCTAAAGTTGTTCCGTTTTGTTCTGCTATTTTTGCTAAATTTTCAGCTTGTTTTTGTTTTTTAGCAGCAACCTCGGGTAATTTGTTTTCAACTACAAAGTTTTTATCATTTAAAACTTCTTCAAGTGGAGTATCAATAACATTTTCAACACTATCAAGTTGTGTTAAAGAATTATTAATCGCGTTTTCTTGATAATCTGAAAGACTTTCTTCGTAAGTTGAGATTGCTTGTCTATCCTCACCAAATTTGGTTTGTTGATCAGTATCAAATATACTTTTTTCACTATCTAAATCTATAAATTTTGGTGGAGCAGATATTGTTCCTAAAGTTGTTCCGTTTTGTTCTGCTATTTTTGCTAAATTTTCAGCTTGTTTTTGTTTTTTAGCAGCAACCTCGGGTAATTTGTTTTCAACTACAAAGTTTTTATCATTTAAAACTTCTTCAATTGAAGTGCTGTCAATTTGATTATCAGAAAGAATTAAATCATTTAACTCATAATTTACAGAATGACCAATATACTTTTCTAATCCTTCTTTATAATCTTTATTTAAGTTAGCTTCAATTTTAGTTTGAGGCAGCTCAAATTTTTGCTCTTCTAATTTTGAAGATTGTTCATAAGTTTCTACTGCTTCTAGTAAAATTGGTGGAGCAGATATTGTTCCTGTTCCTGTTGACTTTTCTTGTTCTTTTTTTTGTTTTTTAGCAGCTACTTCTTGTAACATATCTTTTTCAATAAAGTTTTTATCAGTATAAACTAATTCTTTATCGGCATCAGCTTTTTGTTCACTTATTTTTAAATCGTTAAAATCAATGTTTATTGCATAAGCCATGTATTCTTTAATTTGATTCTCATATTGTTTTGTTATTAAGTTTGGTAATTGTTCATTTGTGAGTTTTTCGCTTAGTTCTTGGGGAACACCTGGTTTATTATTACCGCTATATCTTTCATGAAGATTTTCAATATTTTCATCAAAAGCAGATGATAGGTCTCCATCAAAAGCAGATGTAGCTTCATCAATTGGGCTTGACTTAAAGTTTGTTTTCAATGTTTCTTCATTTTCTTCGATATCGTTAAATTCTTCTTCTAGAATTACTTCAACTCCATCAATGTCATTTCATGAAAAATAACTAAGTTTATATTCTTCTGGTAGATTTAGTTTTGCAGCTACCTCATTAACATCGTTAATTTTTTTGTTTAAATATTTTTCTAAATCACTTTTTTGTTTTGGTTCTAAATATTCTGATCTTCTTAATAGCTCAGATTTTTCAAAATTAATTTTATCTTTATTTGCTTTTCAAAAATTATATTTTTTAATTAATTTTGTTGATTTATTAATATGTTCTATCTCACTTGAGCTAGGGTTTGGCAACGCAGAATTATCAGTTATTTTTACTTTCTCATTTTGGACCTGGTGCACCTTTTTTAACTGGTTTTGCACGACCAAATCTACGTTGCCAATTGACTTTCCCTCTTTGCTTACCTCTCTTTCAAATTTTCTTTCTTCTTTGTAAATTGAAATCAGGTTTCTTTCCTCAGCATAGTTATTTAATGCTTCAGAATCGAATAAAACAGCTTCTAATAATATTCAAGCTAATATTAATGTTGCTGAGAAAATTAATATTATAACTTGTCCATATAGTACTCCTAAAATTGGAAGTAAAACAATTAAAGCTTTAACATAAGGTTTTGAAATTTTTTGACGTTTTTTAGCTCTTACAAGCTCCACTATTGAAATGGTGTATAGCAATAATGCTACTGCAATCATTACAGCCGCTATAACTATTACAACTGTGTTTGAAATACTTCCACTTAGAACATTGTTTAAAGTTATTGAAGATTTTCCTGATGTAAAGAATGGCAAACCATAAGGTTGGTTTGAAAAAAAGTTAAAAAGTTTTACCATGAAATCACTTGATGATCATAGCTTTATTAGTAGTGATAGCACTCCAAAACTTAATAAGAATGTTGCGCCAACCATAACTGATGACCATGCAAGTATTATTAGTAATAAAAACATATTTGGTTCCTCCTATTTATTTAATTTGCTTCAATCACCAGTTACTTTTAAAAAGTTTTCGTCTTTTTTATGCCCTGGTGCATAATTTTTATCGTTTACATCGATACTTGGTCTTGATGCAAAAGTTGATGCCATGTTTTGAAGTCTATTTTGAACTTCATCATAACTCCTTGGATCATTAACTGCAGGGTTTGCAATTAATCCCGGTCTATTAATATTTAAGTCATTTCTATAACTTTGTTTAAAGTTGTGATCTTCATTATTGTTTTCAGCTAGAATTGCAGGGTTAAACCCAACTCTTCCACCTTGTCTTTCCAATCTTTCAATCTCTTCTAATTTTTCTCTTTCTTTTATTTCTTGTTCTTTTCTTTTTAAGTTTAAATCAACTCTAATTCGAATACTTTTATCAATTCCTGAATCGTGTTCTTCAGTAGGCTCTTCAATTTGCAAGTTTGTTGGAAAACCAAAGTTGAATTTATCATTATAACTATTGTAAAAAGAATTTGAAAAATTCTGTAACCCCCCAGGTGGGGAGCTTACTTGAGAACTTTGACTCAAGAATTCTTGATTAATTTTAGGATTCATTGACCCTAAAGGCGAAGCTATTGTGTTGTTTATATTTTGTTGATTTATTTCTAAATTTGAGTTTGCTTCTGCTCAATTAGAATTTGGTATGATTTGTTCTAGACCGCTTGGGTCTTTATTGAGATTGTTTTTTTCTTGAAAAAAATCTTTTTGCTCTGTTGGAAATAACAATAAATCGTCATTTTTTTCTTTTTCTACATTTTGATTTTCATAAATTTCTTCTAAATCATTACCTTCAATAAGTTCTTTTTGCTTTGTACTTTGATAAACTCTATAATCTATCAAGCTATTAAGTTTATGAATTTTATTATTTTCTTGCAATTCTATTAAAAAGTCTTTATTTAAACTAAATATAAATTTCAATGAGCTAACTTTTCTAAATAATTTATGTAAAAAGGTTAAAGTTTCAAAAATTTGTTCTTGTGATATTTTTTCAAAACTATTTAAAGCAATAAAAAAGGATTTATCTATAAGGCTATAACTTTTTAAAACCTGATTAAATTCTTCTTTAATTGAACCTAATGGGTCAAATATATCCATCTCTTCAATAATTTCATCAACTTCAGAGTCGGTTTTTGCATATTCAGTAGCAACTAAGAATAATGATGTTTTTTCTCATAATATTCTTTTATCTTCAAGATCTATATTTGGTAAACCACAAATTATTTGTTTAAGTAAGAACAAGAACGGAGAACTATATAGATATATCTCTTCCATATCAATCTCAAAAACTTTATCTAAATCAATTTCGTTTACAATTTCACTTAATAAAAAATCTTTATTTTTTTTGCTTGAAATTACACTATAGAATTGTTTTTTTAATTTGTTATCATTAATGTTTATTAGTAGTTCATTCACTAATAAAGATTTATGTTTAATTTGTATTATTTCATCAACTTCTTTAAGCTCTTTTTTATTTTTTTCGCTTCTATTAATATCATCTAATATTGTTTTAGAAGTTTTTATATCTGTTGATTTTTTAGTTTCTTCTGTATTTTCAAAGTTTTTTGCTATATCTTTAAAACTGAATTCATTCCCTAAGTTTGGTTGTTCCATGAAGTTTGGTTGTTGATTAAATTTTGGTTGTTCCATGAAGTTTGGTTGTTGATTAAAACTACAATCTTGACTCAAAGTAGATTCAAATTGTTTAGAGTTATAATTATCTAAATTTTGATAAGTTTGAGTAAATTCGGTATTTAAACCCTCAAAGGAGTTTTTACCAAAAGGAGAAACCATGTTCGAAGTGTTATTATTACTATAAGATTTATTAGTATTGATTGGCTCGACCGAAACATCTTGACTTATCCCCATACCAAAAGGGGGGTTGTTTTGGTTGTTTTGTTCGCCAATTAAATTTTTTATAAAAGATGGGACTACACCTTTTTCTTGTGTTAACCCCATTTGAGCTCCTAATCTGGCATACTTTTCACGTTCTTTTTCAGCTTCTAATTTTGCTTTTTCTTCATCTTCTCTTTTTTTTCTCATTCTTTCAAATGGATTTACGTACATAGGTATACCTCCTTTTTAACAAGTTAATTATAACACAAAAAATACAATTTTTTTCTATAAATTGTTGCAATGGTATATTAAGTTTGGTATTATATATGACTATCTTTTTATGGAATTTCCCAATAAATCAATGATTTTTGAGGGTTTTTCCGCACTTTTTTCAGTGAAAAAACAATATTTAATCCCTAAAAAAGCTTCTAAATCTTTTTTATTATTAATAAATTTTTCTCCTGTTATATTTACACTTGTAGAAAAAATGGGTCCTGTCTTTTTAATAATTTTTTTTAGATCTTTTCTTTTGACAAGTCTTATTGCATAAGTTAAATTAGATGTGTTTTTTTTATATATAACGGTTGTTGGTTCTTTGCATTTTAATATTTTTTTTACATCTTTATTTAAATCTATAAATTCTTTTGCTTGCTTAAAATTTGCAACAAGAATTATTAAAGGTTTTTCTTCATTGCACTTTTTAATTTTATTTATATTATTTTGGTTTTTTTTGTTAATAATAGCACTTAATCCATAAATTGTATCTGTTGGTAAAATTATTATTT
It includes:
- a CDS encoding L-threonylcarbamoyladenylate synthase; the encoded protein is MLLNKKQINLAVDMLNNNEIIILPTDTIYGLSAIINKKNQNNINKIKKCNEEKPLIILVANFKQAKEFIDLNKDVKKILKCKEPTTVIYKKNTSNLTYAIRLVKRKDLKKIIKKTGPIFSTSVNITGEKFINNKKDLEAFLGIKYCFFTEKSAEKPSKIIDLLGNSIKR